Proteins co-encoded in one Azospirillum brasilense genomic window:
- the ntrC gene encoding nitrogen regulation protein NR(I), translating to MSAATILVADDDRAIRTVLTQALARLGHEVRTTGNASTLWRWVADGQGDLIITDVVMPDENGLDLIPRIKKIRPDLRIIVMSAQNTLITAVKAAERGAFEYLPKPFDLKELVSVVERALNSNTPPAPLPADAGEADEQLPLIGRSPAMQEIYRVLARLMGTDLTVTITGESGTGKELVARALHDYGKRRNGPFVAINMAAIPRELIESELFGHEKGAFTGATNRSTGRFEQAQGGTLFLDEIGDMPLEAQTRLLRVLQEGEYTTVGGRTPIKTDVRIVAATHRDLRTLIRQGLFREDLFYRLCVVPIRLPPLRERTEDVPLLVRHFLNQCSAQGLPVKSIDQPAMDRLKRYRWPGNVRELENLVRRLAALYSQEVIGLDVVEAELADATPAVQPVEEPQGEGLSAAVERHLKDYFAAHKDGMPSNGLYDRVLREVERPLISLSLSATRGNQIKAAQLLGLNRNTLRKKIRDLDIQVVRGLK from the coding sequence ATGAGCGCAGCCACGATCCTGGTTGCGGACGACGACCGCGCCATCCGCACCGTTCTGACCCAGGCGCTCGCCCGCCTCGGGCACGAGGTGCGCACCACCGGCAACGCCTCCACGCTCTGGCGCTGGGTGGCGGACGGGCAGGGCGACCTCATCATCACCGATGTGGTGATGCCCGATGAGAACGGGCTGGACCTGATCCCGCGGATCAAGAAGATCCGGCCGGACCTGCGCATCATCGTGATGAGCGCGCAGAACACGCTGATCACCGCCGTGAAGGCGGCGGAGCGCGGCGCCTTCGAGTATCTGCCCAAGCCCTTCGATCTGAAGGAGCTGGTCTCCGTGGTCGAGCGGGCGCTGAATTCCAACACGCCGCCGGCCCCTCTGCCCGCCGACGCCGGGGAGGCGGACGAACAGCTTCCCCTGATCGGCCGCTCGCCGGCGATGCAGGAGATCTACCGCGTCCTTGCCCGTTTGATGGGCACCGACCTCACGGTGACCATCACCGGCGAGTCGGGCACCGGCAAGGAGCTGGTGGCCCGCGCGCTGCACGATTACGGCAAACGGCGCAACGGCCCCTTCGTCGCCATCAACATGGCGGCCATCCCGCGCGAACTGATCGAGTCCGAGCTGTTCGGTCACGAAAAGGGCGCCTTCACCGGGGCCACCAACCGCTCGACCGGCCGCTTCGAACAGGCGCAGGGCGGCACCCTGTTCCTCGACGAGATCGGCGACATGCCGCTGGAGGCGCAGACCCGCCTGCTGCGCGTGCTGCAGGAAGGTGAGTACACCACGGTCGGCGGGCGTACGCCCATCAAGACGGACGTACGCATCGTCGCCGCGACCCACCGCGACCTGCGCACCCTGATCCGCCAGGGCCTGTTCCGCGAGGATCTGTTCTACCGCCTGTGCGTCGTTCCCATCCGCCTGCCGCCGCTGCGCGAGCGTACGGAGGACGTGCCGCTTCTGGTCCGCCATTTCCTGAACCAGTGCTCGGCGCAGGGTCTCCCGGTGAAGAGCATCGACCAGCCCGCCATGGACCGGTTGAAGCGCTACCGATGGCCGGGCAACGTGCGTGAGCTGGAGAATCTGGTCCGCCGCCTCGCCGCGCTCTATTCGCAGGAGGTCATCGGGCTGGATGTGGTCGAGGCGGAGCTGGCCGACGCCACGCCCGCCGTCCAGCCGGTGGAAGAACCGCAAGGCGAGGGCCTCTCCGCCGCCGTGGAGCGGCATCTGAAAGACTATTTCGCCGCGCACAAGGACGGCATGCCGTCGAACGGCCTGTATGACCGGGTGCTGCGCGAGGTGGAACGGCCCCTGATCTCGCTCAGCCTCTCGGCCACGCGGGGAAACCAGATCAAGGCGGCGCAACTCCTCGGCCTCAACCGAAACACGCTGCGCAAGAAGATCCGGGACCTCGATATCCAGGTGGTGCGTGGATTGAAGTGA
- a CDS encoding sensor histidine kinase NtrY-like, with amino-acid sequence MSPTPPESTTPLWQQFLRWATRVGLAKRLAFALSLAALVAGFATYTALTESAPFGETNPRTVTWLLTLDLALLLLLGVLIARRIVYLWIGRRRGLAGSQMHVRLVAVFSLLAVAPAIIMAIFSTVFFYVGVQSWFSERVRTAVNESLAVASAYLHEHQQNIRADALAMANDLNQEAARLASDPERFEQVVATQAMLRALSEAIVFNGTTGAIVARSGYTFALEFDPIPDDKLATARRGEVAMIVSENDDRVRALVRLDRFADTYLYVGRMVEPRVLSHMASAEGAVREFGALESQRGSLQITFTLIFLVVAMLLLLAAVWAGLIFATRLARPISALIGAAERVRAGDLTVRVTEPPGEDELGLLSRAFNRMTTEIESQRHELLSANRLIDERRRFTETVLGGVSAGVIGLDAEGRITLPNFSAARLLGVEDAESLIGMRLAELSPEMGELLDHAPGRPGRVVQDQIQIRRPGTTPLTLLVRISTEGRGSGEIRGYVVTFDDITELVSAQRKAAWADVARRIAHEIKNPLTPIQLSAERLRRKYLKEITSDTEVFTMCTDTIVRQVDDIRRMVDEFSAFARMPQPVMKPCNLNDLVRQAVFLQSSAHAGKIKFDMALPQGPLTVPCDSRQISQALTNLLQNAADAIEGRPPPAEGAELPPGHVAIRVEVDAERIAMIVEDNGKGLPTEERDRLTEPYVTTRAKGTGLGLAIVKKIMEDHGGVLTLEDREGGGARVGLVIPNTSTSSGTAAGDAPGGVGTPAETGEEKRHAAHGA; translated from the coding sequence ATGTCGCCCACACCCCCTGAATCCACAACGCCGCTTTGGCAGCAGTTCCTTCGCTGGGCAACCCGGGTCGGGTTGGCGAAGCGGCTTGCCTTCGCGCTGTCGTTGGCCGCCCTGGTTGCGGGATTCGCGACCTACACGGCGCTGACGGAGAGCGCGCCGTTCGGGGAAACCAACCCGCGCACCGTCACATGGCTGCTGACCCTCGATCTGGCGCTGCTGCTCCTGCTCGGCGTGCTGATCGCGCGGCGGATCGTCTATCTGTGGATCGGACGGCGGCGCGGCCTCGCCGGGTCGCAGATGCATGTGCGGCTGGTCGCGGTGTTCAGCCTGCTCGCCGTCGCGCCGGCCATCATCATGGCCATCTTCTCCACGGTCTTCTTCTATGTCGGCGTGCAGTCCTGGTTCAGCGAGCGGGTGCGCACGGCGGTGAACGAATCGCTGGCGGTCGCCAGTGCCTATCTGCACGAGCACCAGCAGAACATCCGCGCCGACGCGCTCGCGATGGCCAACGACCTGAACCAGGAGGCGGCGCGGCTTGCCAGCGACCCCGAGCGGTTCGAGCAGGTGGTCGCCACCCAGGCGATGCTGCGCGCCCTGTCGGAGGCCATCGTCTTCAACGGGACGACCGGCGCCATCGTCGCGCGGTCCGGCTACACCTTCGCCCTGGAGTTCGACCCGATCCCCGACGACAAGCTCGCCACCGCCCGCCGCGGCGAGGTGGCGATGATCGTCAGCGAGAATGATGACCGGGTGCGCGCGCTGGTCCGCCTCGACCGCTTCGCCGACACTTATCTCTATGTCGGCCGCATGGTCGAGCCGCGCGTGCTGTCGCACATGGCCTCGGCGGAAGGGGCGGTGCGGGAGTTCGGGGCTCTGGAAAGCCAGCGCGGCAGCCTGCAAATCACCTTCACCTTGATCTTCCTGGTCGTGGCCATGCTGCTTCTGCTGGCGGCGGTGTGGGCGGGGCTGATCTTCGCGACGCGGCTGGCGCGGCCGATCAGCGCCCTGATCGGCGCGGCGGAGCGGGTGCGCGCCGGCGACCTGACCGTCCGCGTGACCGAGCCGCCGGGCGAGGACGAGCTTGGCCTGCTGTCGCGCGCCTTCAACCGCATGACGACGGAGATCGAAAGCCAGCGGCACGAGCTTCTTTCCGCCAACCGCCTGATCGACGAGCGCCGCCGCTTCACCGAGACCGTCCTGGGCGGCGTGTCGGCGGGCGTGATCGGGTTGGACGCGGAGGGGCGCATCACCCTGCCGAACTTCTCGGCCGCGCGCCTTCTCGGCGTCGAGGACGCGGAAAGCCTGATCGGGATGCGGCTGGCCGAGCTGTCACCGGAAATGGGGGAGCTGCTGGACCACGCGCCGGGCCGCCCCGGCCGGGTGGTGCAGGACCAGATCCAGATCCGCCGCCCCGGCACCACGCCGCTGACGCTGCTCGTCCGCATCTCCACCGAAGGGCGGGGCAGCGGGGAGATCCGCGGCTACGTCGTGACCTTCGACGACATCACCGAGCTGGTCTCCGCCCAGCGCAAGGCGGCCTGGGCCGACGTCGCCCGCCGCATCGCCCACGAGATCAAGAATCCGCTGACGCCGATCCAGCTCTCCGCCGAGCGGTTGCGCCGCAAGTACCTGAAGGAGATCACCAGCGACACCGAGGTCTTCACCATGTGCACGGACACCATTGTCCGGCAGGTGGACGACATCCGGCGCATGGTCGATGAATTCTCGGCCTTCGCGCGCATGCCGCAACCGGTGATGAAGCCCTGCAACCTCAACGATCTCGTCCGTCAGGCGGTGTTCCTGCAGTCCAGCGCGCACGCCGGCAAGATCAAGTTCGACATGGCGCTTCCCCAGGGGCCGCTCACCGTTCCCTGCGACAGCCGGCAGATCAGCCAGGCGCTGACCAACCTGCTGCAGAACGCCGCGGACGCCATCGAAGGCCGCCCGCCCCCCGCCGAGGGCGCCGAGCTGCCGCCCGGCCATGTCGCCATCCGGGTCGAGGTCGATGCCGAACGCATCGCCATGATCGTCGAGGACAACGGCAAGGGCCTGCCGACCGAGGAGCGCGACCGGCTGACCGAACCCTATGTGACGACGCGCGCCAAAGGCACGGGACTGGGGCTGGCGATCGTCAAGAAGATCATGGAGGACCACGGCGGCGTGCTGACCCTGGAGGACCGCGAAGGCGGCGGGGCGCGCGTCGGGCTGGTCATCCCCAACACGTCCACCAGCTCCGGCACGGCCGCGGGCGACGCCCCCGGCGGCGTCGGCACGCCGGCGGAGACCGGTGAAGAGAAGAGGCACGCAGCCCATGGCGCATGA
- a CDS encoding sigma-54-dependent transcriptional regulator translates to MAHDILIVDDEADIRMLIAGILNDEGMKTREAADADQAFAQVSARRPSLVVLDIWLQGSRLDGLQILEQLMRDHRNLPVIMISGHGNIETAVSAIKIGAYDFIEKPFKADRLLLMVDRAIEAARLKRENEELKLRAGGEVELVGRSTAVNHVRQSIEKVAPTGSRVLITGPAGSGKEVVARLIHARSRRAGGPFVGLNCATMRPDRLEMELFGTEAGVDGGGRKIGTFEQAHGGTLLLDEVADMPLETQGKIVRALQEQVFERVGGGQRVEVDVRVVATSNRDLQAEIDQGRFRQDLFYRLAVVPIRVPSLAERREDIPLLARHFMQRSAEAAGLPAREFGEDAMAALQAYDWPGNVRQLRNVVDWLLIMAQGDPKEPIRADQLPPEIGAITPTVLKWDKGGEIMGLPLREAREVFEREYLLAQVTRFGGNISRTASFVGMERSALHRKLKSLGVHGSEKGKLFVE, encoded by the coding sequence ATGGCGCATGACATTCTGATTGTCGACGACGAAGCGGACATCCGGATGCTGATCGCCGGCATCCTGAACGACGAAGGCATGAAGACGCGCGAGGCCGCCGACGCCGACCAGGCGTTCGCCCAGGTCTCCGCGCGCCGGCCCAGTCTCGTGGTTCTGGACATCTGGCTCCAGGGCAGCCGGCTGGACGGGCTTCAGATCCTCGAACAGCTGATGCGCGACCACCGGAACCTGCCGGTCATCATGATCTCCGGCCACGGCAACATCGAGACCGCCGTCTCGGCCATCAAGATCGGCGCCTACGACTTCATCGAGAAGCCCTTCAAGGCCGACCGGCTGCTGTTGATGGTGGATCGCGCCATCGAGGCGGCCCGGCTGAAGCGCGAGAACGAGGAGCTGAAGCTGCGCGCCGGCGGCGAGGTGGAGCTGGTTGGCCGGTCCACCGCCGTCAACCACGTTCGCCAGAGCATCGAGAAGGTGGCGCCCACCGGCAGCCGCGTCCTGATCACCGGCCCCGCCGGATCCGGCAAGGAGGTGGTGGCCCGGCTGATCCACGCGCGCTCACGCCGGGCCGGCGGTCCCTTCGTCGGGCTGAACTGCGCCACCATGCGTCCCGACCGGCTGGAGATGGAGCTGTTCGGAACGGAGGCCGGGGTGGACGGCGGCGGTCGCAAGATCGGCACCTTCGAGCAGGCGCACGGCGGCACGCTGCTGCTCGACGAGGTGGCCGACATGCCTCTGGAAACCCAGGGCAAGATCGTCCGCGCGCTGCAGGAGCAGGTGTTCGAGCGGGTCGGCGGCGGCCAGAGGGTCGAGGTGGACGTGCGCGTCGTCGCCACCTCCAACCGCGACCTTCAGGCGGAGATCGACCAGGGGCGCTTCCGCCAGGACCTCTTCTACCGCCTCGCCGTCGTGCCCATCCGCGTGCCCTCGCTGGCCGAACGCCGCGAGGACATCCCGTTGCTGGCCCGCCATTTCATGCAGCGCTCCGCCGAGGCTGCCGGCCTGCCGGCCCGTGAGTTCGGCGAGGACGCCATGGCCGCGCTCCAGGCCTATGACTGGCCGGGCAACGTGCGCCAGCTGCGCAACGTGGTCGACTGGCTGCTTATCATGGCGCAGGGCGACCCCAAGGAGCCGATCCGCGCCGACCAGCTTCCGCCGGAGATCGGCGCCATCACCCCCACCGTCCTGAAATGGGACAAGGGGGGCGAGATCATGGGCCTGCCGCTTCGCGAGGCGCGCGAGGTCTTCGAGCGCGAGTATCTGCTGGCCCAGGTCACCCGCTTCGGCGGCAACATCTCCCGGACCGCCTCCTTCGTGGGAATGGAGCGTTCGGCCCTGCACCGCAAGCTGAAGTCGCTCGGCGTGCACGGAAGCGAGAAGGGCAAGCTGTTCGTCGAATAG
- the trkA gene encoding Trk system potassium transporter TrkA produces MKVIVCGAGQVGSNIARYLASEGNNVTVIDHSPELIQRISDTLDVQAMVGHASHPDVLEAAGAGETDMIIAVTQIDEINMVACEVAHALFKVPTKIARVRNQSYLKPIWADLFSRDHMPIDVIISPEIAVARAIARRLQVPGAFDMIPLADGKVRVVGVLCTETCPVLHTPLRQLTGLFPDLGLEVVAIIRNDRSFIPGGDDQMLPGDEVYFACDNRHLNRAMAAFGHEEVEARRIIILGGGNIGLCLAEELEAKYPQVTARIIEMNRSRAQFVAQRLSRTMVLHGDGLDPEILEEANVRATETVVAVTNDDEGNILSSLLAKRHGAKRAITLINKASYTSLVSPLGIDAVVSPRAITVSNILQHVRRGRIRAVHSLRDGFAEVIEAEALETSAVVNTPLREVKLPSGVIVGAIVRGDEVIIPRPATVIRPKDRVIILATAGQVKKVEKMFAVRLEFF; encoded by the coding sequence GTGAAGGTCATCGTTTGCGGAGCCGGGCAGGTCGGCTCGAACATCGCGCGCTATCTGGCGTCCGAAGGCAACAACGTCACGGTGATCGACCATTCGCCGGAACTCATCCAGCGGATCAGCGACACGCTCGACGTGCAGGCCATGGTCGGCCACGCCTCCCACCCCGACGTTCTGGAGGCGGCGGGGGCGGGCGAGACCGACATGATCATCGCGGTCACCCAGATCGACGAGATCAACATGGTCGCCTGCGAGGTGGCGCACGCCCTGTTCAAGGTGCCGACCAAGATCGCCCGCGTGCGCAACCAGAGCTATCTGAAGCCGATCTGGGCCGATCTGTTCAGCCGCGACCACATGCCGATCGACGTCATCATCTCGCCGGAGATCGCGGTGGCGCGGGCCATCGCCCGCCGGCTGCAGGTGCCGGGCGCCTTCGACATGATCCCGCTGGCCGACGGCAAGGTCCGCGTCGTCGGTGTCCTGTGCACGGAAACCTGTCCGGTCCTGCACACGCCACTGCGCCAACTGACCGGCCTGTTCCCCGACCTCGGGCTGGAGGTGGTGGCGATCATCCGCAACGACCGCTCCTTCATACCCGGCGGCGACGACCAGATGCTGCCCGGCGACGAGGTCTATTTCGCCTGCGACAACCGCCACCTGAACCGCGCCATGGCCGCCTTCGGCCACGAGGAGGTTGAGGCCCGCCGCATCATCATCCTGGGCGGCGGCAACATCGGGCTGTGTCTGGCGGAGGAGTTGGAGGCGAAATACCCCCAGGTCACCGCCCGCATCATCGAGATGAACCGCAGCCGCGCCCAGTTCGTGGCGCAGCGCCTGTCGCGCACCATGGTGCTGCACGGTGACGGTCTGGACCCGGAGATTCTGGAGGAGGCCAACGTCCGCGCCACCGAGACGGTGGTCGCCGTGACCAACGACGACGAGGGCAACATCCTGTCCTCGCTGCTCGCCAAGCGGCACGGGGCGAAGCGCGCCATCACGCTGATCAACAAGGCGTCCTACACCTCGCTGGTGTCGCCGCTGGGGATCGACGCCGTGGTCAGCCCGCGCGCCATCACCGTGTCGAACATCCTTCAGCACGTCCGGCGCGGCCGCATCCGCGCGGTGCACAGCCTGCGCGACGGCTTCGCCGAGGTGATCGAGGCGGAGGCGCTGGAAACCTCCGCGGTGGTGAACACGCCGCTGCGGGAGGTCAAGCTGCCCTCCGGGGTCATCGTCGGCGCCATCGTGCGCGGCGACGAGGTCATCATCCCGCGCCCGGCCACGGTGATCCGCCCGAAGGACCGCGTCATCATCCTCGCCACCGCCGGTCAGGTGAAAAAGGTGGAGAAGATGTTCGCCGTCCGGCTTGAATTCTTCTGA